Below is a window of Chiroxiphia lanceolata isolate bChiLan1 chromosome 9, bChiLan1.pri, whole genome shotgun sequence DNA.
AACAGTTAAGTCAAGAGGGTGCAGGGACAGACCCTCGCTGCCCCTCTGCCATGCCTGTGTCCTGCCACGCTCCTGTTATTTCCATTTCCCTTGGACACCCGCAGAAGCAAAGGAACACACAAGCTCAGTAAACAGCCCGCTCTGCTCCTGAATGTCTTTTCCATATTCGATGGCCGACTTCCTGAGCCCTATAAATATCATATTAGTACCATGTCCCCTGAAAGCCTAAAGTCAGGCTCCTGCCCAAaaagctgtggagctgctctctAGTCTAAATCTGTAATGCAGAAACGCAACTTATTCCATGAGATCCCAAGTGGGAAAACTGGCTCAGGAACATAAGTACTAATTTATGTCAATTTGATTATCTTGAAtggaatatttaatatttttaatggaacaTTGTTTAATTGCTGCTCACGGGTACTTTGTAGCTGTTGGAAACTCTGATCTAAgtgattattttaatgaaagattGCCAGAGGACTCACATATGAAACTCCTACGTAGAATAACAGTGGGACTGTTTTCCCTGGGCTTCTGTGCTGGCCAGCCCTCATTTTCCAGTTAGGGCACTCAGGGTAATGCCAATTAGCACAGCTACAGAATTGTCTGAGGTCAATTGCTCAGAGTGGTCACCACAAACCCGGCTGCAGAACCTCCTCAAAAATAGTCAGCTTTGGGTTTATGAGCTGATGGGCTCATATGGCTCAGTGCAGGAGCCCTCagaaaaagatttcttcatATTTGTGTCAGGACCCTGAGGCCACTAATGGGCCCTGACCAGCCCCACCTGACCCCCCACCTGCTGCATATTGGCTGGAGCTCCATTTAAGCTCAGCCTCTGTCTTTCCTCTGAACTTGTTGTAGGCACAACCTTACatccagctcttcctccagGATGGATTAAGGACCTACACTGCAGGTATGTCTGTCACCAGCCCTGTTTCTGGCCAGTCTCTGGGATGGACTTTGGGTGGATGTAGAAGCCTTGCTGCCAGTTCCACTCCTAtctcctgctgtcccctggcACATGTGAGCTGGTAGACACACCAGAAATTCCTGTGCTGGTGGGATAAAGGAGGAGCTATTGGTAATGTTTTGCCACCCGAAGGAAGTTGAATTTGGGACACTGTCTCCGATTCTTGTCAGGTTTTCCCTCTTGAATCACAGTAAGtcaaatctggaaaaaaaaaaaatctgtggagATCCTAAAACTACTCCTAAAGGTCACTTTTTACTCCATGCAAGTTGCCAAATTATGAAGTCTCACCCAAGAAACCCTTCCACACATGTGCATGTGAGCCTATAAAGCCCTTCAAGTTGTCATTAGTGAACCCTTCTCCAAATGGAGATCTAGAATTTCATGTGGAAAAGcagattgattttatttatagtCTCAGCATATCTTTCAGCcacaacacacaaacacatggaGCAAGAGCCCTGTGTTGCCCTTTGTTTACTGCGTGGCATTGCTTTCCCATTCGGCTGCAGTGGTGAATCATCATCACTGTTTAGCTTGCCCTGTTCTCAGAGGCCCTCTCCAGTCTTTGACCTGATGAGGGTCAGCTGCTTTGGTGTTGTGTTTTAGGAGTTTAATTTACATGTTGCCTCTTGACAGTATGGAGGACTCTCCTTCAGCTTGCCCTATGCTGCAGTGTCATCACAAGCCCTCAAAAACCCAAGCTGTTGCCGGATGTGGGCAGTTGAAACTCCTGACCTAGTTTCCCAAAATCATGTGGTTGGCTTAGAAAAttagaggtttttttgcttttttaaagagattGTGTAGTCTTTGCATTAAGTTGTGGTTTAGGAACTTACTGGAGATGCTCCAGTTGTAGGttttagtttttcttcagtATCATAAGGGTGAGaggtgttctttttttttgcaatacaACAGCAGGGGAATTGCTTGCCCCTAGCAGCTAAGAAAAGCACCACATATTATGAGACTGTGGTTGAAAAACAATGATGTATGGATGGTTAAAAGTTGCCTTTATTCTAGATTTGCTGGTGTTTCTCAGCAGTTCTGGGTACTCAGATTTTTATGTGCCAGTATCAGATGTTTTAGGAGGCTGGCATTGGCTTGCCTGGGATCAGACAGGGCTTGCTGTGCAGCTGAAGCCTGCACTGCACCAGGGTGCTGGGCTGCCTTCCTACAGATGTCTACTTCTCACTCCTCGGTTCTTTgcaatatttccttttcctatcTATGCTAAGCTTGTTTACAGACTTGTTCAGGTTCTGTGCTCCTTTGCAGCTACCCACTGAGATCCCTTCTTATTTTCCTGCCTGGGAGGCTCCAGCCTATATCCCAAATAGGCCTGGAGCTGTTTTATAACCTTATGGAAGCTAAAAAAGGGATGGTGCTCTGGCCAACTGTTTAGCAGCACCCAGACCTTGACCTGCACCCTCCTTTTGCTGTTCCCAGACCAGTCTTTTCCCTGGCATTGTGGTGTGTTTGGCTGTGAGCACCCAGTGGGACTGGAGGGTATGTGAATGTTTGGATGGGCAGTGGGGGAATGAGCAGTTTATTATTTGTTGTCATTGGATACTGACACCAGAGTACCAATTTTAACTGCAGCTAtaaggctgcccagagcacagaaCCAGCATCTCTTAAAGCAATcgtgttttctttatttccctaGGAAATGTTCATAGCAATCTCTTGGGTTGCAGCATTCTCAAAGTGGCTGTAGTACCCTTTTTCTGGTGAAGCTTATTCCTGGGAGTTGGGGAAAACAAGgctctgattaaaaaaatggaaaagctgcAACTGGAAGCAATGTTGTATGAACAGATCTATTATATTGTACtaagttgtttgttttggtttttttttgccattgaTACACCAAATAGTTTTGCTGCACAGCTTAGCCTTGCAGCCAGGGCTCTCCAAGGCTGCAGACAGACTGTGCCAGGGACTCAGCATGGCTTGCTTGGTTTTCCACCCCAGTGGCATGGCCTGTGGAAGCTACAGAGCTGCCTGCATGGCCTTCCTAAGACTCAATATTCAtgattcagattttaaaaatacacaaggaCAGCCTTCAGGCAAAGATGCCAAGCCTAACGGCCCCACCTAATTTCCCCTTGAAATACATGCTGTGCTATAAGTAGTTCAAGCACCTGCTGAAACtagaaatgtttctttccttaaaacCAGACACCAGCAGTAGTTAATTACCACATCCCAAATTGGCACAGATTAGTTCAGCTTCACTGAAGCCAATGAAGCTTCATGGAATTattcctgccctggctctgagTCATTAATAGGTATACTTCTGGCTATTTTCCTCTTTGGATTATTTTGTTATACTAGGAAAGCAATTATCAGCCCAAATCTGTTTTTCCTGGttagtaaaaaaaatcctctgttgCAATAAATTATTGggctgaggggttttttttgtgcttcCTTTATGTGGACTTAACTGATCAGCAAATGAGAGCCAGCTCTAAAAGCCCCAGAAATGGGGCTATAGCAAGGTGGGGGATGTACCAAATTTATTTCCATGCATAGAGTCAGGATAGTAGATAGACATATGTGTATCTGTACATATACATGTACTATACATAGAATcatcatataatcatagaatgggttgggttggaagagaccttaaaagattatctagttccagccccttgccatgggcagggacacccttcactagatcaggttgctcagagctccatccagcctgggcttgaacacctccagggatggggcatctacagcttctctggacaacctgtttcagtgtctcatcaccctcacagcaaagaggGTCCTCCTAATATCAAATTTAAGCCTATTCTCTCTTAGTTTtaatccattcccccttgtcctgtcactacatgctcttgtaaaaaatTCCTCTGTGTCTTTCTTGTAAGCTCATTCCTGCAATGTATGTATGCAGACATGAAGTAGTTGCTTTTGAACAGTCCTTCCCTGTGTAATTGAAGTGGAAAATCCCATCGTTATAATTTCTTGGTGCTTGGAGAAGTGGACCCTTATAGAAGTGACTGCTGTGGATATATGTGAAATAAGCAATTTAAAGCTGTGACCTGAGGATTGGAGTCAAGCAGCCAGGACCTGAACAGACCTAGTGTTCAGATGCCAAAAAACTAATAAACTAGGGACTGGTTTTGGAAGTTTGGAGTTTGGATTTTGTCCAAAAAGTTAGCATGAAATAATGATGACCAGTAACTTTCCCTCTAAGAAGCACTAACCTAGCTGGGAGTCAAATGCCTTTATTGTAGTACTGCCTCTACTGAACCTTTACAGATTTTGCAGCCTGATACTAAAGTCCTCCTAAGTcctttctgaagcagaaagcaagTGCAGTACTATGGGTGCCCGCATTCCAAATGGCATCCTGTGACCTCCCGCAATACTGCTGCTCTCTATTTGATCTGTCATCCTGTGTAGCCATACCTGTACCTTGTACTGTCCTAGACATTGGTTTCACAGAGATGTGTTTAAGACAGAGGATGTGATATGTGTCCCCTGCTAAGCTTTCAAGCTCTGaagatttttattctgttgaaaaaaaacccaaacagaacaCTCACTTCACAGACTAAGAGCTACCTGCTTTAAAATTAGTCCTAATAAGATCTCCCCAGGTCCCCCAATCTCAGTATTTCGGAGTCCAGTGCCAGATAGTATATATCTGTGTGTGCTAAACAAATCAAGCAAAAGCAGCTTTGTATCAAAAtagtttattaaaaacaataaaacttcACTGAAGCTTGCTGTCCTCGAGACAGAATTATGACATTGCAGCATTCAACACAATCATAATccacatataaatataatacTATACAGCTCCTGTTTGCCTTGGCCACGTTCTGCCCTCAGTCTGGCCCCATGCAGCCCTGCTGAGACAACTCAGCCCTGCATACTTTAGTTGCAGAACCTGTTCCTCTGGGAACTGAGCTATGTCCCTTCCTCACCCCACGCTGCACAGTGCTGTTACTGTCTGCAGGTTGCACAGAAACCCAGCACAGCTCGTGGCAGCTCGAGGCAGTTCACAGAACCGGTGTGAACACACCGAGCGACTGACAACAGCAACGCTGGTTGATGTTTAGGAAAGATAAATAGGCAACCAATTACTCAagttcccagcactgcccaactgcagagagcagcttgTGTTGAGAAGAAGGAAGCTCTGTTCGGACCTGCCGCGTTGCTCCTCAGCCGTGACAGAAGGGCTCCTGCACGGTGCGGTTTTGTCTGATGCATGGAGTCAGTTCTCGTGGCAGCACTGGCAGACaagggcactgccagcagctggcTGGCACACTCCTGCCATCACCCCTGAACACCTCCAAGCATCACTCTTGGCCATCAGCTCTGCACCACAGTTGGTATTTGTCCTTGCACGGTGGCAAACAGACTGAGTGCTCAGTGTCTCAGTCTTTTGGGTCAGGATGCTGCCATGAGCTGTGGCTTTGTTTTCTCACTAGCGAGAGGCTGCTTCTTCTTCTCCATTGCTCATGtcccctgggctgctctggtgATGGGTGTCTTCTTGCACAGTTCCTGATAGAACTCAGACTCCAAAAACCGTGGGTATGAGTTATTCTCCATTAAGCTGTAAACTCTCTTCTGTGCCGCACTGAAACAGGTATGTGTGGCTTCTTGAATATTCTGTGCAATCATGTTCTTGGTTTGGAAGTCTATGTTTATCTGAAATAGAGAAAGAAGGACATTTACTTCTCAGAACTGAATTCAAGTACATATAACACACAGTACAATTTCTGAAGAGGTAAAAAAGGCAAGACCCTGTTACTACAGGGTCAAATTAACGAAGCTTtaagaaaattcttcttttacATAAAACCCAAAGTAGTTCAGATACTTGTCTTTTCTCAGTTAAAATGGAAGTGCCATTTTAACTGTTTGTGCCATTTTCCAGTTTGGGAGAGAGTTGCATTCAGACACAGATATTGACACTGAGGTATGTACAATGCAGTTTGACATCTGTATCTTTAAATGAGTTCAAAGAACTAAAGGCTGCAAGAACTCACAGAATAGAGCACAAGTTTAGTCAGGTTTTCTTTACCTCTTTGGGAGCCTCCTTTTCAATGAAGTCATTGtagattttctttgctttcGATGTTAGCTTCTGGGGTGACTTGGTTTTCTTGAAGTCCTCGCAGGCCAACCAGAACTCGATGTTCTCTTCACAGAACTCAGACTTCAGAAAAGCTCGGAAAGCAGCAAGACCATCTAGGGAAAGGAGTTGGGGAAAACCACTGTCAGTTAACTACTTCAGGAAGCTTGAATTTACCCACTGTTCACATCTGTTTCTATGGAAATGTTTTGCTGTAGGTCTGTTATTTTCAGGGATATCATGGCAATAAAAAAATGTCCCCATTTATGCATGCAAGCAAGTTAAAGCTCTAACAACTTGGCAGGCTTCACTTTGAGTTAGCCATTTTTTAGgtaaacacaaaaaatgaaagCCATTTCTAGTTGGTATGTTCCTTCTTGCAAAGCCTATGTACATGTAAAAACCCCCCTTCTCTCTAGATAAGACTGCCTATGTTAACCTTTACACTGCAGTAAATATGACTGCTGCAGAACTCTGGAATATTCTTTCAATGGAAAGGATGACTCAAGTTCAAAGAGCAAATAGTAGTACTATTTCTTAGaccttttgctttgctgttgaaTGCTGCTTCTTGTAGAGCTAAAGTAAAGCCCTGAGATCACTGAACTTCTGTGTTGCAGAATTTTTCTCATGTTACTGAAAGACATTTGTCTTGGTTATGCAGTGAGCTCAGGGAACAAATGCTCTTTTCACATTTGGCAAAACCAAGCTGATATTTTTGATTTTAGCTAACAGgggttacagaaaaaaaaatccactataGTGAGGTATTTTTTGGTTTACTATTagtttacaattttttaaagaacactTCCGTGAGTTTTGGCTTTAAACTGTTCAAAGCATTTCACTTGCAAGACCAGAATCAAAGCTATTTACATAAACATGTACAAGGCTGACATGGAAGGAAGCAATCTCTTACAGACATATAAACTTCACCATCCCTTTGCTCCTGAATGTTACTTTTTGAAGACAAACTTACATTTATTAGCAAGAAGTTCATCAAAGGCTTCTGACCACAGCTGGGCTTCCTCAGGGGAAGGTCtgcagaaagagagggagaataTCAGACTCCACTGCTCAAGGTTTACTGTTTTTGTAGAACACTTGAGTTATTTAAACAAACTTTCTTTCTCGTAACTTACCTGAAGTAGTTGCGGTGTTTCCCTGCCTTCTTAGATTTCCTTTTATTAGAATTAGAAGAGTTCTGCAGGAAATAGCTCAGTCTTGTTTTCCAATCTTTAATGCTGTaagaaagaagagggagagaagcCTGTTAAAAATGACAGCTCTCAGAGCTCTAGGCACCAGCCAAGAGCAGTAGTAATTTTCCTCAGATGGCTTTGCCAGTTCTGTACCCAGAGTCACCCACAGCACCCCGAGGGCGAGGAAACgatttccccccacccctccttccacTCAAACAACAGGTTCGCCCGGGAACCCGTTCGAAAGGGAGCTCCGGGCGAGGGGACTCACATCGTTCTCTTCATCCTGCCCTTCTCCGCCTCCTCCGCCTCgctgcggcggcggccgccccgcTCCATGCGCCCGCCGTGCTGCACCGCCAGGAACAGCGCGCTCTGCATCGCGATCGCCACCGGCACCCACCGCagccgctccgccgccgcccgcgtTTATAGCCCGGCGGGAGCGGGCGGGGCCCCCGCGGCAcggagggagggatgggaggcaggagggaggtgctCCGGGCTGGGCTGCGGGGGGAGCgagggaggcagggctggatgtCTTTTCCCATTATAGGAAAGTTCGCCTCCCCCCAGGATCGcgtctttttttcccctttattttgtttttccttactTCTCTTCCCCGCtctcccccctttttctttttcttcttttattttttaattttttttttccttccttgctcaGCTTTCCGTGCCAACGTCTTCTCGGAACGCTTTCAGCAAAGGGCTGGCTGTCCCCTCCTTTCCATCACTCAGAAATGCACCCTGCATTTGTGcaggtgggggttttttttgttgtttttgtttcaagGTTATTCGGATTTTTGGGTAT
It encodes the following:
- the RGS2 gene encoding regulator of G-protein signaling 2, yielding MQSALFLAVQHGGRMERGGRRRSEAEEAEKGRMKRTIIKDWKTRLSYFLQNSSNSNKRKSKKAGKHRNYFRPSPEEAQLWSEAFDELLANKYGLAAFRAFLKSEFCEENIEFWLACEDFKKTKSPQKLTSKAKKIYNDFIEKEAPKEINIDFQTKNMIAQNIQEATHTCFSAAQKRVYSLMENNSYPRFLESEFYQELCKKTPITRAAQGT